ttttttattgatttcaagctaaaaatgaaattcaaagaaaaacccgaaaaaaaaataataaaaaaaaaaaaaaaaaaaaattgatgtcaGTCAGAATCTATTCAGggtgcaaaaacaaaaaaatattttttttttgtataaaaaattcacctcACATTTGATtccatcgttttttttttgtttcacgtATCACTTCCGGAAATCGATATTAATAGAAAATGtgtaaaatgacatttttcgtgtgatattaaatttttggggtgttattttgcaaaaattattctctATTTTTAGCGTTGTGTGCTCTAGATCTAGATTTTGTGACGTGCtcgaaaaaatgtacaaagtcATGCTGTGCAATGttgatcaattttcattaaatgggGACTTTCTGAACAAACATGGggattattttctttcatatgAGGCTTTTGagatttctatttaaaaaaaaaacgtttgtgGCGAGACGCATCTGTGAGTTTTTGACcgaattactaaaaaaaatccttttttaagctaaaagtaatttcattataaattcgttaaattctttttgcctttttagtaattttttctacCCTTTCATTTGTCTTGAATTGCATGTCGCGCGATTTAGAAAgcacaaaaaagagaaaaaccagcggaaaatccaaatttagtcatataagattttttttctaatcagATTTTCGGTTGGAAATCCACTTTCAGTGTACAAAATTCACCTCGGAGTAGTTTTTTTCGTATCAATTTTGCATGCAGGTGTCCTGATGATACGAAAAATATctctgaagaagaagaagatgaacaaaaaatgtcaaattattttgcaagACGAACGAACGAGCGCCATGCCAACAAGGATAAAGGCAATCATTTATCACATGTGTTGTACCTTTATTATTCGTTTTTCTTTATCTCGTGCtctttatgtaaaatttttcattctttctttgttacaatttttttttcgggtcaCATAAAAAAGACAGGTTGGTAGTTTTGACTTTTGcacaaagaaaaaactcaattttgtaaatatttgaagaaaaaaactttattcacaataaaaaaaaaagatattcgaaccaatttatttataaaagccCGTCATCCACTAACTCAACAACCAGTTCAACCATCGTCAGGCGACACAAATCGTTCACTGGAATGCCCAATTCGGGTGCTTGTGTCACATGCACGTCGTCCTGCGTTGTCTCATCTTCTTCCTCATACACATCGGGCGCCTCTTCGCTGTCGCACGTCATTATCGGGATCATATCCATGCCAACGTACaacgaaaatttggaaaatcgCTGCAAATCCTGCTGAATGAGCTCCCACAAATGATCGCGCGATTGTAATTCCTGCGGCAGTGGTCCATAAAGACACAGTTGTCTCACTAAATTGTCGTAATAAAATCTAATCAAGTCCATTTTATGTGTTCGTCGAACCTGATAAGGTACTGATAAGTACAGTGCGTATGCGAGATCCAATGTCAACGAACCGTATCGCATCAATTGGAAGTCAATAAAGGCCGTGCGATGAAGTTCGCCCGTCGGTGTGTacgaaaaaagcaaattattgGTCCAGCAATCGCCGTGACACAGCACCGAGAGCGGCGTTTCGCATGCCAGGAGATTTGTAAAGTCttcgaaaaagtttttgcaaaaGTCTTTCACTTTGTTAATGTACTTGGGCCGTTCCGGTAAGCCATCGCACACCATCCCGATGGCATTCGATGTGAGTGCGCCGTAATAATTTTCGTACCAATGCTTGTGCTCTCTCCGAAAAATCCCCTCGGAAATTTGTTCCTTCTGCAGCCGGAAACGTTCAGGCTCTTTGAATTTCATCGCGAGATTCAAAGCGTGAAATTTCGCCAACTCAATCAACACTAACTTAATTTGCTCCACAGATAAGCCTTCTTTGCGGTCCTGCATCCGGTAACCAGTCTCCCGCATATCTTCCAGCACGAGTACATTATCTTCGGCATAAAAGCACTTCGGGAGTGCCGTAAAAGCGTCATCATCTCTCACCCCATGCTCCCTCTGGAACGCCTGAAACTCCGGATAAATGTTCTTATAGAAGGCGATTTCGTTGTGAAAGAGTCCAACACTTTTGTACGTTTCACGTCGCGCTTCACTCTCCGGCAATCTCTTACAAAAAACGGATTTTTTCCATTCCGAAGGCGCCGTTGTGTCCGTGGGAGCTTTTATTGTACCTTTTAACACGACACTATCCAGTACCGACGTGTAATTATCACCTTTTTGACTGCCCTGCGTCTTCTCAACTGTCTGAATCACCAAATTTGGCTcacatttttcgaatattttctgataaaaGTCTCGCTGATTACCgcgattcatttttattttgtgacttTTGTAGTTTGTTCAAGTGCTGCCTAGCACATGTGATCGCCGGAATCGCTACTAATCGACTGATATGTGATGTGTCGCGCCGATTTCGACTTTGctaccgacgacgacgacgatattTAACTGGCGGGTTTCGATTCTGATAAGATACAGTGTTGCACTTCCTATAAATGGCACacagcaagcaaaaaaattccaatgacGAGATGATGACGTTTGGCAAACGGATTATTTGCGACAAAAGAAATTCACTGCGATCTTGTCGAGTACATGTGTCGAaatgacaataattttttgtgctgaTAAGACGTTAACGTTGCCTTGCCTGCTTGAAGAGATAAAACACAGCtgataatttatgaataacgcttttgtttattttactgTACACTCGATTTATTTACTATTGACTATCAGCGAGAGACTTTGGCAGTtgtaaaacagaaaattttacggCTCACGGTGCGACGCGTCTGACTTATCTGACGTCCAACTCGGAAATGAAACCCATGAACAAGTGTATAAGATGcgttttttctataaaatttacacCAGTACACTCATCACGTGTGTATTTTTAGACGAAAATGAACaacaatcaaattttgtgtgtaGGTAGGTAGCTTTCGGTACGCGTTGTGAGTGCTTGTACAGACACACAATGACGACAacggcaacgacgacgaaacaCCGGTTATACAGAGCATAAcatcatttgtttatttttttacaaatagaaatttcacttttaagaCATGTGTTTGTTGCGTtcattcatgaaatattttttgatgtttttttaacacatGCTTCGTCTTGCAGTAACAGGCAGgcgcaattaaaaaaaaaatacgaaaaccGGTTCTGAATTCATGACGAAGAACGATGCAAAGGGTTAAATGGTAATTTAATGAGGTCGTTAGAACTgatttcggtttttttttgctgctgtttttttttcatttccgattttttttccgttaattttttttggtaattagAGATCGATTTTAATGTGACATCATCCATTACTAACTAAATAtcggaaatatttaaaaaaaaattcttacccaaaaaaaatgatgaatttctgTCAGCTGTTGCTCCAACTCAATTATTGGCCAATTCCCttccaattatttttcggGTCACATGTGGTACAAAAGTTTGCTACATTTtgcactaaaattaattaaattacaagttTCGCTTCATTTCACcattaattgaacaaaaagtcCCTCCAAGACACAACAATAACAATCAATCTAGGGAACTGCCTGCCATTCAGTGTAAAGtgcttttgttcgaaaaatcattttagagGAGCACAAAAGACGAAACAAGGACCcatattattaaatgaatGTTTTTGAATCATATTTGTGAACAATGTGTCACTTAACCCGAACGAGAAGAAAAACAAGGACTTGCCGATGATAACATAAAAAAGGTACAAACACAACATGTGTCGGCACTAAATAAATGGCGGCGTCTGGTTGATAACATcgagggatttttttttagtttttcatttttttttttttttttgagaaaaactacacatgtttaatataataatctaATCATGGCTTTCATGTCTTGTTGTCCTGAACTTGCCCAGtgggacaaaaataatttttaaggatc
The sequence above is drawn from the Culicoides brevitarsis isolate CSIRO-B50_1 chromosome 1, AGI_CSIRO_Cbre_v1, whole genome shotgun sequence genome and encodes:
- the LOC134837176 gene encoding uncharacterized protein LOC134837176; the encoded protein is MNRGNQRDFYQKIFEKCEPNLVIQTVEKTQGSQKGDNYTSVLDSVVLKGTIKAPTDTTAPSEWKKSVFCKRLPESEARRETYKSVGLFHNEIAFYKNIYPEFQAFQREHGVRDDDAFTALPKCFYAEDNVLVLEDMRETGYRMQDRKEGLSVEQIKLVLIELAKFHALNLAMKFKEPERFRLQKEQISEGIFRREHKHWYENYYGALTSNAIGMVCDGLPERPKYINKVKDFCKNFFEDFTNLLACETPLSVLCHGDCWTNNLLFSYTPTGELHRTAFIDFQLMRYGSLTLDLAYALYLSVPYQVRRTHKMDLIRFYYDNLVRQLCLYGPLPQELQSRDHLWELIQQDLQRFSKFSLYVGMDMIPIMTCDSEEAPDVYEEEDETTQDDVHVTQAPELGIPVNDLCRLTMVELVVELVDDGLL